In the Pelmatolapia mariae isolate MD_Pm_ZW linkage group LG10_11, Pm_UMD_F_2, whole genome shotgun sequence genome, TATTTACAGTCTCTGCTAGCGGATGCCGCCCCCTTGGGAGGGCTGCGCTACCTCCGCTCCCCTGCCCTTCTCCTTTGAGACCCTCCCTGTTCCTCTTGCAGCTGAGACCCAGGGAGCAGAATTAACAAGCAAATTGAAACAGACTCTAACCAGCACCTCAGATACCTTCAATAATGTCTCACATTGATCATTTGTGACAATGTTCTTTATATTGCTCTTTATAAGAGCAAACTTGTTTTCTACAACCACATTTCTTTATTGGTAATCTGTACTTTTGtgtcttgtttttaaatttgctaCATGATGGCTGATCCAAGTGGGAGAGGGCAGGATGTCTAACAACATGGCCAAGATTGCAGATGCTCGAAAAACAGTAGAACAGTTGAAACTGGAGGTCAACATAGAGAGGATGATGGTGAGTCAGCACAGTGACTGGAAACAAAGCAAGGGCACAAATAAGGCAGCGTGAATTGAAAAGTCTTCAGATGAGCAAGTATTCACTTCAGTTATGGCACCATGTGTTGTTCCTTTGTACTTCACTGTGTTTCGGAAACTTTCaataaaaagttacattttacatgcttttATTTATCAGATGTATTTAAGGACCCACAGTGACACAGGTGTCACCGCCCCTTTACACATTGAGGACAGTTTCTGTTAATGTTTCAAGATTGACTCTCCCATAGTTTTTATGACGGTAAAAAATGGGTCTGGGCTCTTAAGGGATACTTTTGACGAAGAACCGCTTATTTGCAGCAACCACAGATGTGTGAATCTTTATTATCGTAGATATGGGCTCCAGCTTAGGTTAGACCCACAAATGTTCATTCTGGGTTTAGATCTGATGATGGTACTGTCCACTCCTTTAAACAGAATACCAGCTGACAGCTTCCTTTTAAAAAGTTCTTGGATAGCTTGGAGCTATATGACCTAGTTCAATGATTTCACTCCAGCCTGCCACTGCACGTACCATCAAATCATAACACTTCCTCATATCAAGCACTCTTCCAGCCCCTCGCTCAAATGTTCTTTTTGACTTAAAGACCTTAGACTTCAGATATCATTGTGTATAGCACTTTTCCAATCTGCCTCTGTCCAATATCTGTGTTTTCCTGCTTATTTGTTATTTCTTACTGTTATTGGCCAGTCTCAGATATCCTGGAGGGACTTCATGAGTGCCATTTAATGAGCCTGCCATCTGATATCGAGAGACTTTAATTGACTTGTCCTCTTGCTCAGTTATGCAGAGGTCCTCCCACTTCTCTTTCTTATTCTGTGTAGTAAGCGAAGTGAAATCACcagtttttcaaacatttttctaTGCACTAACTTTAATTTCTTAGAAGAAGCACAACTTATTTGGCCACGATGTGACTACAATTACACCCGCAAAGGCTGGCAATCCAGATTAAGATAGTAAAATTTATTGCTACTTTAATAAACACAATTTAGGTGTCGGCAATGGTTTTCCCTTTAAAGCAGACTCTGATCATAATAAacatgataataaataaaaacaggctgTGCATTCAAAACACAGCTATTTCACCAAAGTCATCCCCAAACGTTTGCTCTATAGAgtcaattatatatatatatatatatatatatatatatgtatatatatatatatatatatatatatatatatatatatacacatatatatatgtatgtatgtatatgtgtttgtgtgtgtgtgaattggAACAGATGAGCTCATACTTAACATCTTATCTTGCCCTTTTATGATCACTGACTCACTTTAACACAGTCTGCTTTTACAGGTATCCAAAGCAGCAGCTGAACTGATGGCCTACTGTGAAGCTCATGCCAAAGAGGACCCGTTGGTGGCTCCAGTGCCTTCATCTGAGAACCCGTTTCGAGAGAAGAAATTGTTCTGTGAAATCCTATAACTCTCTT is a window encoding:
- the gng8 gene encoding guanine nucleotide-binding protein G(I)/G(S)/G(O) subunit gamma-8, yielding MSNNMAKIADARKTVEQLKLEVNIERMMVSKAAAELMAYCEAHAKEDPLVAPVPSSENPFREKKLFCEIL